GGCACGATCGCGGCGATTTCCGTGGCGCTTAGCGCGCCGTCATAGATGCGAATGAAATCGATGCGGCCGTCGCCGAACTCGTAATCGGCGCGGTGCGGATTTGCGGGGTCGGGGTCGAAGGTGAACAGATCGTCCTGGTAGAACCGCATCGTGTTGTCTCCGTGATCGAAGACTGCGTCTCCTGCCGCATCATTGAAGCTAAAGAGCAATGTGGCCCCGGAGTACGCCTTGAATTCGCCAGTTGCATCGCGCGTGACGACTAGATCGAACCATTGATTTTGGGTAATGACCGGCGTCGGCGACGAGCCGCCCGAATCGCCATAGAAGACGAGCGACGATTTGCCGCTGCCGGCGGTGGCTTCGTAGGCGTACAGCCCGTTGTCGTAATAGACGTTCGACGTATAGCCCTTGCCCGGGTCGATGTCGTCGTAGCCACCATCCTTGAAGTCGAGCAGTTTGATGTATCCCCGATCGTACGGCTGCGAGCGCAGTTCCTGCATGTCGAGCCGCATGTAAATCGTGTAGGCGCCGGGATCTGTCAGGCCCGGTGAGTTGAGTGTCAATCCGTTGTTGTTATTGTTCAGCTGAACGGCGGGGATCGTGGGCGTCAGTTGGTGATAGGTCGCGGTCATCGTGCCCCCTTCCGGCGTAATCGCGGGTCCGCCTAGTGAGTCGAGGTAGTTGCCGTTCAATTCGTAGTCATGCAACAAGGGTGCCGCGATCGCCGCCGTCGAGACATAGCCGATCACGGCCAGCGCGACGGCAACTCTGTTGAACTTTGATATATCAATAAACTTCATACCCAGCTTTCAAAAGAGGCTATGGTCAATTGACCGAGGGACGGAGTGCAACCGCGCACCGCACATGGGTGCAGAATGAGGTTGCGAACGAAAGTCCTAAGAGGGCGCTGGACCAGCTTCGTTCAAGGACGAACTGTGCTGGTCAGCGATGAGAGACTTTCAACTGCAATAGCGATTCCGGCAGTGTCTGTACTTGGCCGAACGGGCCCGAAGGAACGGGTCGAATTATCGGAATGCTATCGAGCCTCGTCAATCGCGTCGAACGACGATTGTGAGTTTCACCGCGAGCCATTGACATTTCGGCGCGATCGCGACGAAAAGATCATCACGCGTGGCGAAAAACTCGCCAGGCAACATTGAGGACTAACCGGCGAAATTGTAGATCACCGCTTGAATCGTGTTTTTCGACTAGACTTCGCGCGGCGGCAATTCTGGCTCGCGTTCGACTTCCTCGTCGGGCACCACGCCGATGGGCAGCGAGACCATGCCTCGCGTGCCGCGTTGTCCGACCATCCGCGACCATCGCTCAGCCGTCACGCACAATTCTAAATCGTGTAGTGGACCAATCGTAAACACCTCGGGTAGCGGATCAGGCAAGTCGGCACGGGCGACAAAGTGGAT
The genomic region above belongs to Pirellulales bacterium and contains:
- a CDS encoding PEP-CTERM sorting domain-containing protein (PEP-CTERM proteins occur, often in large numbers, in the proteomes of bacteria that also encode an exosortase, a predicted intramembrane cysteine proteinase. The presence of a PEP-CTERM domain at a protein's C-terminus predicts cleavage within the sorting domain, followed by covalent anchoring to some some component of the (usually Gram-negative) cell surface. Many PEP-CTERM proteins exhibit an unusual sequence composition that includes large numbers of potential glycosylation sites. Expression of one such protein has been shown restore the ability of a bacterium to form floc, a type of biofilm.), whose amino-acid sequence is MKFIDISKFNRVAVALAVIGYVSTAAIAAPLLHDYELNGNYLDSLGGPAITPEGGTMTATYHQLTPTIPAVQLNNNNNGLTLNSPGLTDPGAYTIYMRLDMQELRSQPYDRGYIKLLDFKDGGYDDIDPGKGYTSNVYYDNGLYAYEATAGSGKSSLVFYGDSGGSSPTPVITQNQWFDLVVTRDATGEFKAYSGATLLFSFNDAAGDAVFDHGDNTMRFYQDDLFTFDPDPANPHRADYEFGDGRIDFIRIYDGALSATEIAAIVPEPGSLPLLAVGGLGVFFLARKCRTTVAPCATTVA